A genomic stretch from Terriglobus sp. RCC_193 includes:
- a CDS encoding ribbon-helix-helix protein, CopG family — protein sequence MAILSDEAVMKAAEKQATLRACNVSARLTKTETENLDALARSRGLQRGDCIRQILRAEIARAHASATPTPELSEIVGLRMLLHNVLKPLISGQKMTPETFDALAQHVRREKVQAAIELLIPNGGR from the coding sequence ATGGCGATTCTGAGCGATGAAGCAGTCATGAAAGCAGCGGAGAAACAAGCAACGCTTCGAGCCTGCAATGTCTCCGCCCGCCTCACTAAAACTGAGACGGAAAACCTAGACGCTCTCGCTCGGTCGCGCGGCCTTCAGCGCGGGGATTGCATCCGGCAAATTCTCAGAGCTGAGATTGCTCGGGCTCACGCCTCCGCAACTCCAACTCCAGAGCTGTCCGAGATCGTTGGTCTAAGGATGCTTTTGCATAACGTGCTGAAGCCTCTCATCAGCGGTCAGAAGATGACGCCCGAGACATTTGACGCGCTCGCGCAACACGTCAGGCGCGAAAAAGTACAAGCCGCAATCGAACTCTTGATACCGAATGGAGGTCGCTGA